Within the Miscanthus floridulus cultivar M001 chromosome 17, ASM1932011v1, whole genome shotgun sequence genome, the region tctgagagattgatcttgtattccttgcaccgaagtgctcgtagtagggggttacaagctaggggagagggAGCTAGTAACAGGTCTCAGCAAGGTGTTGTGTGGGTTgtctgagatgttgctctcaggcggttgggatgtgtgtgtgtgttacaatgtGTTCCTCCTTTCTCTCTACGggacccaagtcctctccttttatagttgaagggaagacaaggacagtacatatgttaactatgcgacgtcgtgccaataggggcggcatgtccgagccctatggcttgttcctgtggcggcgtggtcatcggagtggtccgtccttggagcactggggcggcatgccagtcccatccgatcctgtgcgtcgtgagagccctgggactacctcggagtgggtgtggcggtggacgtgcaagccggtgtggacggactgtgcacgAGGCcaaggcttggtcggtgccgaggctgcaccgcagtggggggtctcggcgggcacaaaccccgagatagccgagaccttggtgcacagtgccgaggcctcgagtgggcggctaaCCTGGTGCGCCGACTTGGAGGCGATGATAACCCAGGCCAAGTTGTCCATGTcgcgttgttttcgaggcggggatcgcggggcacagtgcagtgtgggcgctgatcgtgggcacagcatcaGAACACACTGGCagataatccccgccgtgccctgtcctagtcggtatggcattgatgtgaccttaggtcccgtcggccattctgtggcgtcgagccatcgtccggctgagatcgcgggagtggttgaagtattaatgagacatgacgtactgtcgggaagaccggccgaggcgggggcgatggactatggataagctggtctCGCGTGATACGGGGAATGAGGCCTCATGCGAGACGGAGagcggagcctcgcgcgaggcagagatcgtgttccctgccgaggcctcctatggagagcctcgcacgaggcggagatcgcgtcaggacgccgagacctcctgcacgaggctcgaggcgaagcggagggcctggtgggctcggacgtggcaggtgaggggcccatggcttaccttcttgctttgtttcttgatgggacttaagtgacctctttgatgttcgctcggggtaccccgttctaaggtacccgacaacttttcactaggctaaactatttttactaaaataagcctatgcaacttgttatttttgtagagatggccatacttatctaaatggcatgaaatttgtacattagacgtttggggtcatatgtaggctattGTAATTTTCTTAAAATTTACTGCGCACTTTTGATATATATTCCTTATTTCACcatagtgtccaaataaattaataaaggtatttaaataatttatttgggcttgaccattatgttttctaaagtgtatatgatgtctatgaactgttggtaccattggttatGCCCAGATTTGATTACttatatgcagtgaaatattaattgctctataattcaattatagtgactgttttggacagtttatgttgttaagtaaattgaatgggtaaaatgatgtttgatgtgaatcttgtcaataacaaagttgtagataacttacttatcttgttTATGCCAAATTTCATGgctataggctaaatggtttgagagttataactgttggaagttggtctccagaaatgcttattctctggaaTTTTTGGATAGATCTGGGAAATTGCTTTAtttgaccttgatagccattgaatcatcttgagatgactataagaaagttgtaggcagttttataagctttctagaaagtcaaagatcatagtatttggttgagtagaactctagatatggcAAAAATAAGTAGTTGTTGTTTATAgtccaggaaatgactaagtcaaattgtaattgtttgtcttatgtgatgcttgtgtagatgcttaggctaattgagattagttgttagctataggttctaagcctcttactgatgatgaacaactttaccttaggttactagaacttggtgagtgtatgttccTTGTACTAtacaagagatatgcacctactcagtaaagatcaactagaagaaaattatacatctacttggttaATGAatattaaacttatcatacatcttgtggATCACCATGCTCATGCGTATACACTTCATcatgtcatctcatctcttatgcattcatgatactcatttgtgcatatgcatgcaataggtttcTTGGAAGGAGTGACGCTACTCGAGTTCAAACCCAAGCgtcaggaggaggagcaggcagcctaggagcaggaggttcAGGTAGAAGGAGTTAATGTGGAAGATCttcctaagtgtcttgatcatgaactgtcggtgtagaaagtgaccaacacataaatatttatagttttgtcgtacgttgtgatcggatgttgcctagcactcaatgacacagggtttatactggttcaggcaatgtaccCTACATCCAATTTGAgtcggttagtgactttattcctgagtctatGTGCTCAAAGTTTACTATAGGGTTACAAACGAaagggagaaagataggggtgcaagaggtccgatcggactccaGTCTGAagagccaagagtgatgggagctccgttGTACGCTAAGTGTTCAAACGTCTATTGTTCATTGGGATCCTTGGTCATTTGAATCATGTGtgcgctctatgtagctttagagtgtttaaagctagcagagggtgaatcggTGTGAGTGAACTGATGGATCTCGAAGTTGATCCCCTTGTTAGGAGAGAGCGTATccacttttatagatgaaggggatggactttacaagtgagagagagagagagagtgagagtatgtatgcttctaagtcttattGTCCATGCCGTCGGgtataagatgatggtaggcgcctataacactgttgatgttagACACATGTGGGAgatccttggtattgtggttgacttgagtatcCTATTTTACTTGCTCGACCCGTTACCTGGTCCTCACCTAGCAGGCGTCCCTGGTcgattggtcccagtcggctccgattgCGCTAGTCGAAGAAGAGCTATAAATAGAGGTTTGGTGTATCCCTGGtcagagacgcgggtcggagtcggaagcgttgttggccaggccttttggtcgaaGAGGCGGGTCATAGTTGGAAGCGAGGCCTTCCTAtcagagaggcaggccagagtcggaagcgagcgctgttcttcctcggccaggccttctgatcggagaggcgggccggagtcgaaagtgaggccttccggtcagagaggcaggcTAGAGTTGGAAGTGGGCGTCattcctctttggctaggcctctcggtcggagattggatcgctcttctggcctgttgttaggttttaggccagcccaggagttgtgcATTGTACGCAACAtcgtctgcttgggccgagcttttgctggaaagcatgtccatgagggaccttgggtttataaacccgacatcAACCTTTCTTATTTCTAAAagacaagccccagagcattctaagcctcctatgttttctaaatttcaacttgagtccttttatattgatgcattaagtactaagggttgattagaaccacttgctgcatatactttccttgtccagacaaatatatcttgaatcctatgtaggtctaggatcgaatatatgcttagtccgatagaagtcaggtgatttcctatcacctgcaagatataggtagatatctggtcacggttggctataattgctatcgtagaaataattatgtgttgatgaataaaagatATTAAATCATGTTGGAACTTAATCATGTAGCATTAATTGTTGGAACTTGATGgtcatgatgatgctcaaatgaatacaccagatatggttactaatgcttgttagcttaatcatgtgattgctctagtacaggtgttaatctagagatgcttaattgaataggtattcaatttgatgttaaagatattaaatctccaagttatgttacttaagcttttatacaaaatgttgtcaagctaattctaccgataaagccttgcatactccttggtgtcatattatttctagtttacgatgggtaagtctagctgagtacattcttgtactccgggtttatttcctcttgttgcagatgatatgatgtatcatgggtactgtaagaatTGCCTTCATATTactgtggatgaggactaaaccatagggcatggtactcctaagttatcatctctattatgcttttgctggaaatgaccgtggtactggcgtgtatttgaactaagtgtgatgttgatgtaaaactactttgctttcgctgtttgaacttggtttgtaataactatgtgaattctgatgtatgtgagatacttgtgaaccatttgtgaactgtgatgtaacatgtgacttgttatgttgaatcatgtacaatcttggtttgtatgtcagtTGGTTTGAGATCTttcgtgatttcatcggactatcgggtttatatgggctcaagtatgatagttgattgcttcggtgattgctattgtacctgtgctcttataaattggacggttctgttatagAGATCAGGAGGGGCGACACCCCTACTAGGCCCTTCCATCTGCCGCTGGGACCAACCATCTAGCCATTTATGGAGCAGCGAAGGCATCGAGTTGCTGCAGGAGTGTCTAGATGCAGAGAAGGGGAAGAGGTAGGGGCAAGGGGGGAGAAGGGAGAGGACAACAGAGGTAGGGACTAGGGGAGAGGAGGAGTGCGGCAGGGGGGGTGCATGAGTAATTGATatggtttcttttcttttctgtttttgcTATCATCTATCGAAAAGCCAGCTGGGTGGGAGTACGGAGGAGGTGAATGATCAGATGGACTATATTAAGCGATGGTATGGAGCGTTGTGGAATGAGTTAGACCCTTTAGTaaggttttgctttataagagtatataagataagataagataagctataataataatataaatataaaaatataaaatgagaATACATCTTGGGCCCCGGAGACCGAGGAGCCCAAAGCACGGGGTCAGACCAAGATGGGCCGAGCCGGGTCGGGCCCGCCCATTCCATGAACGATCTTGTGCCGTGCGCGTGCGGCGTGGGCGTGGTCCTGTTTCTTCCCACTTTCCCACCTACCGCCGCTTCTCTCCAACAGAAGGAACCCCAACCCATCGCCATGGCGTCGCGGATCCTGGCCCGATCCAAGGCCCTCAACCTCGCCGCCGCCctcacccgcgccgccgccgacgtAGCGTCACCGATCGCCGGAGCCCGCGCGCTCTCGTCCCTGCCCCGCTACCCGTCCGCCCCGTCGCCCCATGGGCTCGGCAAGGTTCGTTCGTGTACCCGATCCCTTGTGCTACATATACTTCATACTTGCAGATCGGAATGGGTGATTGTGATGCGACACTTTAGTGATTCGTGTGCCTGCGCGCTTGGTCTGATCTGCGCCGTCTGATTGATGATCTGACTCAGGCTTTCCTAAGGCAACCCTGTCGTCCGATTCGCGTCTGCTTTGCTTTGGTATCAGAGGTGGAGAGTGCTCTCGTTTACTATCTCCGTGGTGGTTTATACTTGACCAAAATATGTAGCATGCTTATGTAGTTCTGTAGTGTCTGCAATCTGAATCCATGGACATGGCGAGACTGAAGGTACAAGTGTAAGGAGAGAAGCACATTGCCGTGTATTAGAGATATGTATAGCTTAACATCATGTGTTAGACTATGCATATCTCTAATACCGTGAAAGAGAGAGACTGGTTGAATTGGTCTAATATCATTTGCCAGTCTCGTGTGTCCCTCCATTAACAACTGAGAGAAGTGCATCTGTGTAGTTCTTGATAAGCTTTCTTGTGGGTTTTGTTATATCAGTATTTATCTTGGGAAAGTCACATTGGAGACGATGAGTCGATTATTTGAGAAATGGGTATGGTACATATATCTGTCATTTTTTTAGcttagatgttatcaaaacattgACTTAACATGAGGCGATACTGCTCCTACTTGGTGTCATTTCTTTGATCAAGAACAATAACACAGTTTCGTACTATGGAAGCTGTGACAGTCACATATTTAGGAATCATGATGCCAAGCTGTTTCTTAGAGTGGGGACAGTATCATAGTTAACAAGAGGGCCAATCCTAATCAATGTCTGGTGGTCATAGAGTTGTCCTCACTTTGAGCACATTCACTCCATCAATAATGTTTTAGTGTGGATGATTGTCCATATTCTTCTATTGCTTAGCTCTTATGCTGCTATATATAAATAATGCTGGAGTCTGCACATTAGCTCAATACACATTTGAGGGTAATAGGATATTTATTAATATCTATTTTGATGGTAAAACCTTTGCAAATTTCTATTGCCTAAACCAATTGGCAGAATGCAGTCAGTAGTTGACATTCTTGGAGGACGGTATGGCTTTCTGTGGAACATGTATCATGATGTTTTGGCATCGACATTGTGAGCTTATAATGATTAGTTCTGATGAAAAATTGAAATGACAAGTAGATATATAACGTTCCTCTTATGGATATGAATGCCAATGTACGCTAGTTTGCATTGGTACTAGTATTCACTATTCAGCCTTCACCTTGTGACTGCCACCTGCTAAGATGTGATTTACTATTAACAGGGTATTTCATTTAGTGGATGCCCGGTGTCCAAAATTCAAAGAGAGAAAAAATGATTATTTTATAGTGCCCTTTGCCCCTAGCACCTCTTCCACATAAACTGCAGAGTATTTTGTCTCATGAGATGGTCTATATATGTTTTTCACTGTAAAGGTTTGTCTGTCTGTGGAGAACTGAACTAAAAAAGAAGCTAAGAAGCCCAAACTCATGTTTCCAGTATGGATGCTGAGATAATAGAGGATACTATAGCTCATTGTTCACATAAATGCTAGTTGGAGATCTTAAGTCTAGTGTCTAGATGGTATGTTGATGTGCGATTAGACTGTCTTGACAACGATTAGTAAAGGTTAACCGCTACTCGTGGGGTAACTATCGAACTAGTATCTAGCGTCAAGGATAACAGTACTATAACTATTGTCTTAAATCATTTAGTGATTTTATAGGATACAATATAGATTATTGATGGCTTCGAATCATTTCACAGCGTCACATCTTTGCAAAGTTGTCGATCTTTCTGCTACTGATCAGTGATCACAAACACTtgttgttgggttcataaacccggggtccccaatagACCCACAGCCCTACAAAACTCGGCCCAGTAGGCGGCGCAACGACAGCACacgcctgggccggcccagatacacaatAACAGGCCAAGACCACAATCTGGTCCCCGACCGGCACCTCCGACCAGGGCCTCCCTGAACGGGCCACGACCCGTCACAGGTAAGAGAGATatggagctaaaaacgctcctacggcccgtctaggcctaggagttcgaaggttggctcaccaacgggttcgacaaccgccccaggcacctttagagtgaggggtggaaaggcccgacctctagggcgggctccgcctcgcccgacctctgggtcaggGGGGCCCgcactcgcccgacctctgggggcgggctccaccttgcccgacctttGGGTGAGccccgactggaaggcctggacGTGGTGGAACCGCAGTCCGACTCTGACCCCTtttctccgaccgaggatacgccggacctctgctcactgctctttccttaccgacacggtcggggccaACTGGGAGCAaccaaccggggacgcccgctcggtgtgggCCCAGGGAGCCGGCGGAGCAGATAagataaggcgctcaagtcaaccgcaatgccgaggaccgtaccctgccatgccctgtgCACCTGCCGGACGGTGCCATCGGGGCATGACAAGCGAACACAGTAGAACCTGCCAGACGCGTCAGAGCataaacaatgttgtgggcgccgtcgtttGCCGTACTAGGCAAACACGGTAGAGCCTACCAGACGCATCTGGgcataaacagtgttgtgggcgccgtcgtttgccgtactaggcgaacatggtagtgcctgccagacgcgtctgggcataaacagtattgtgggcgctggcaGCTATCCCGTACCCGATGGCGTGAGCAACAAAACTAGGCAGCACATGtatacactctctctctttctgacttgtaaggccatccctttcaactataaaaggggatgcgcgcTCTCCTGAAAAGAGGCGCTCGCTCTCTCTCTCGAAGACTTTCTCGACAACTCAAGAACACAACAGCTCAACAGCTCTAgagacacacagagcatacgctccaatactcgGTATACGTTAGagcccccgtcactctcggccacgGGGTTCGGAGCttgaccgggcctctaacacccccttctcattccttactcgtttgtaatcccacagtaaacttcgagcatctgggctcaagaataaagtcaccgaccgacctcaactggacgtagggcccgttgcctgaaccagtataaatcatgtgtcattgagtgccaggccacatccgatcacaacgcacggcaaaactacaaatatttacttgttggtcacttttcgcaccgacatgtGTTGTTTTAGACAGTTGCACTGTCACCAAAACAAAAACACAATAACCACTAATTTACTGTGATATTTGTAGGACCAAATAGAATTGTGATATTATGACAGTACTGTGAGGAAAATCCACACATATTATTGTCATGTTTCCAATTCGCGTATTTTAGATATGTGATAGTCAGTTTTGAAGAGTCTTATACTTCAGTTAGAACACATCAGTACTCTAGATAGCTTGCATTTTCACAGTACCCAACTCTTGATACGAACCAATAGTTATTCTTTGTCCATTTTACATGTTTTGATTTGTTGTGTACCCTTTTGCATTATATGTGTGTACCCTATCCATCCATGCTTTCGTTTGTTTCACTGAGTAATGGAAACTCGTGACCTTTTTAAAGGTTGTTTAAGGTTTGAAAGAAGTTGGGCTTCTGGTTTCCATTATATTATATTTCATATCATTCAGAAGAATGAAAGTCTATAGTGCTCTAATATGTATATTCTGGCATGTATATGCGCAACAGGTTCTGGGATATGAACCAACATCTCACCTCAGTGGAGCACAAGTTTTACCTCGTTGGTTTTCCTCTCTAGCATCCAATGGATCTCAGGTGCAGAAGTCACAGGTTTGTCACCAGCAAGACTTAGTGCTTGATTTGTCACTTATTCTGTAACCCTGTACTAAATGTTCATGAATTTGATGGTGTTTGGAAATATGACAGATCTCTGAGACATACAAGTCAGGTAGTGAAATGAAACAGTCTGATGCACAGAAATCAAGTGAGGATGCCACACCAAAGGTTGTGGCCTTCAGCCCGCTAGAAGCAGCTATCGCTAAACCTAGAAGTAGTCCCCTGACAAGTGAGAGTTCTAAAGTAAGGCGATCAGAGATATTAACCCAAGTCACCTTTTACATGATCCCAGCTCTGCTTCTTGTCTCCAAGAACAGCATAAGTACCTCTCTGCTGGTCGGCGCGGTGTTCCATCAAGTATACATGTTCCACAAGGAGATTCTTCTGGACTACGTGCACCATGATATCACCAGAAAGTGGGCTTTGATATACTTCAAGCTGCTTTTGCTGGTGATGGCGAAAGACACCATTATGTACTTTAATCTGTTCTGAGCTCACCGTGTTAGTTTCACAAATATCCAGCAATGCATCCGTCTGTGCACTCAGAGAATAATGATGATGGACGAATTCTGGAGCCCTCGTTCTTGTATTCCCCCTCATGAGCTTGCTTTTGCCATATTTTTTCTTTCTGCTGCAAGTTTCTCTTGTTAAGTTTATCAGCCTGGAAGGGATTTTCTTAGTGACCAGTCAGATGATATCCCTGATTCTGCACCTCTGTTTGCAATAATGGTTAATATCAATTGTGCAACTAAATATTTACTTTACTATTATTTTGCTAGCCTGTTTAAGTCTCAACAGGTTTATGCCCCTTGCTTGTCATCATAATATGGACTGCCCTGCTTGTTTGCTTTCCTGCTGTGAAAACCTTTTATGTTTTGATTTTCGAATGCATGTGTAGCTGATTAAAAGCATCGCGTTATATGCGTTGAATGGTCATGTATGTTCTATGTTGTCTTGCTGGAATACTTTTGCAGCTTATTGTTGTGGGCCTATTGCAGCTTATGGATTGGTATTAGCGCTGCTCGGATTCAGTCATTCAGAGCCCGCTCCAGGCTGCTCAGCTGCTGTATGATCCGTGAATGCTTGGTAACTTGTCACTTCACAGGAGAACGAGATGTGTTTTGCCGAACCTTATTTGTCTTGCCTTGAGTTGAAGATCCGGTGTGCAGTGTGCGTCTATCATGGCCAAGCCTCTGCGGTTCACAGTGCCTTGAGTCGAATCATTAATTGTGGTTCACAGTTCACTGGTCTGTGTGCTACGCATCCTGTGCAGACTGCTGGCTCTGGGCTCGTGTACAACAGCTGCGTGCCGGCCGGCCGGGCGACACCATCGCCTGCCGCGCGCACATGCACTGTTTGCTTGATTGTATCGGCGGatatagtgttttttttttataataaaatagCATTAGCCCGCCTACGAGGCATAGAAACGAAGCCACATGCTGATGCTCCGTGACGGCCGGCGGCCACCAGCTGCGCGCGTGAACAGAACAGACGGCATGAGCGCTGGCACAGTGGCCCTGACCCAGCGCAGCACTCAGCAGCCGCTGCGGCTGGACAGGAACGGGTACACATACCTGTCTGCATGCCACCGGCTTCGCTTGACCCCAGCAACTG harbors:
- the LOC136517240 gene encoding succinate dehydrogenase subunit 4, mitochondrial-like, which codes for MASRILARSKALNLAAALTRAAADVASPIAGARALSSLPRYPSAPSPHGLGKVLGYEPTSHLSGAQVLPRWFSSLASNGSQVQKSQISETYKSGSEMKQSDAQKSSEDATPKVVAFSPLEAAIAKPRSSPLTSESSKVRRSEILTQVTFYMIPALLLVSKNSISTSLLVGAVFHQVYMFHKEILLDYVHHDITRKWALIYFKLLLLVMAKDTIMYFNLF